Part of the Nostoc sp. ATCC 53789 genome, AGTAACTGATCTTTGCAAATTAGCTAAAGCGCGATTGTAATCCAAAATAGCTGTGACTCGATTACCTTCTGCTCTTGTCAGGTCATTTTCAGCAGAGATCACCTCTGTTTGAGTACCCACACCAGCTTGAAACCTCAGCCTTGCTAAATTCAGAGCTTCCCTGGCTTGATTTAAAGCCACACTAGAAGTCTGCACATTATTTAAATTAGATTGCAATTGAGAATAGAATTGTTCTACATCAAAGCGAATTTGGTCACGCTGGGTGGCAAATTGACTCTCTGCGATCGCAATATTTGTTCTCGACTGAGCCGCCCTTGCTCTGGCTGCTCCTCCATCAAACAAAGTGAGATTTCCTTGAAGCCCCACCGAATAGCCATCAGTAATGCTGACACCATCATCGTAACGATCTAGCAGGTTGTAGTTGCCTACCAAACTAATTTGCGGCCCTAACTGTGAAAGTGCTTGCCGTCGCTGTTGCTCACTAATATTTCGTTGTGCTAATTGCTGTTGCAATTCTGGACGATTTTGAAACGCTTGGACAATACTTTGTTCTACGGTCTGCGGCCAAAGACCCGCTAATTGTACAGGATCTGCGGTACTGATATTAACTGACTGCGACAAACTTAAGGTAGTGGCAAGCTGACGACGGGCAATTTGCTGCTGCGAGATAGCATTAGTTAGTTGTTGTTGGGCGTTTGCTAAATTCACCTGAGCTTGCAGCACATCAAACCGCGTACCCACTCCCGCCTGTTCTCTGGCTTGAGTATCCCGCAAACTCGCTTGGGCATTTTCCACAGCAGCTCGGTTAATTCTTACTTGTTCATCTGCTTGTTGCAAATCGTAGTATTGAGTCGTGGCATTCAATCTAATTATCAAAGACTGGCTTTCAACATTCAATTCATCTACACGTAGTTGTTCTTCAGCTGCTTGGATTGCCGCTTGTCGATTACCGGAGGTATAGAGGTTGTAATTTAGTTGTGCTGAACCATTAAAAGAGGTGCTGGATTGAGATGAATTATTAGTAAAACCATTACCACTATTAGTCAAATTACTGTTGATTCCCAAAGTAGGAAATAAGGCAGCTTGAGACTCGCGTAGGGCTGAACGACTGCGCTCTAGCTGTAATATGGCTACCTGTAAATCTCGATTGTTGCGTCGTGCTAATTCCAAAGCTTGTGCCAAAGTGATTGGCACAGTTCCCTGAATCCTTACTTCTTGAGGTTTAGTAGGAAATTGCAGAGGATTGGGATTAGGGTTGAGGTAATCAGGAACCTGCACAGAGCTTGAGTTATTCTGCGGTTTTGGGGGAGTTACTGCACTTGCTAAAGCTGGAAAAAGAATCGCAAACGCAACACAAACCCAGGTAGAATGCACAAATAATAAGCTAAAATTCATAATCTAGATGTAGTCATTAATTAGGTTTTTTGAGGACACAATCAAAATTTTTTATCCTGATTGACCTATAGAAATTTAAATTTGAAATTCCTCCTCTAAGAGGTTGTTTGAAAAGTAATTGGCTGTGGTTTTAGGCACTCATTGATCCCCCCTAACCCCTCTTAAAAAGGGGGGAACTGGAGTCAAAGTCCCCCTTTTTAAGGGGAGCCACTGCGGTCTTGGGGTCTCCCCAAGTGGAGCATGTGGCGTGGATTTAGGGGGATCTAAACGTTTTTTTACCGAGAAGAGGACTTTTCAAACATCCTCTAAGAGTTGATATTAACAAATTAGCCAACAATCAAGCCATCCTGAACTCGAATAATCCTTTTGGTTTGAGCAGCGATATCTGGTTCATGAGTGACAATTACAATTGTGATTCCTTGGTCATTAAGTTCTGTCAGCAAATTCATCACCTCATGAGAAGTTTCAGTATCTA contains:
- a CDS encoding TolC family protein; this translates as MNFSLLFVHSTWVCVAFAILFPALASAVTPPKPQNNSSSVQVPDYLNPNPNPLQFPTKPQEVRIQGTVPITLAQALELARRNNRDLQVAILQLERSRSALRESQAALFPTLGINSNLTNSGNGFTNNSSQSSTSFNGSAQLNYNLYTSGNRQAAIQAAEEQLRVDELNVESQSLIIRLNATTQYYDLQQADEQVRINRAAVENAQASLRDTQAREQAGVGTRFDVLQAQVNLANAQQQLTNAISQQQIARRQLATTLSLSQSVNISTADPVQLAGLWPQTVEQSIVQAFQNRPELQQQLAQRNISEQQRRQALSQLGPQISLVGNYNLLDRYDDGVSITDGYSVGLQGNLTLFDGGAARARAAQSRTNIAIAESQFATQRDQIRFDVEQFYSQLQSNLNNVQTSSVALNQAREALNLARLRFQAGVGTQTEVISAENDLTRAEGNRVTAILDYNRALANLQRSVTSRGSR